The Rhizobium leguminosarum genome includes a region encoding these proteins:
- a CDS encoding DUF6880 family protein, with protein MAAKTTLNAKNLESLGAQRLAELLIEISMGSAAHKRRLRMELAGNHGSAEVAREVRKRLSSIARARTVINWHKVKALKSDLETQRKTIAETVAADDPQEAFELIWQFLTLANPIFERSSDSSGSLIESFHQACEDAAAIAASAKIDSNVLAEKVFKAVQDDGYGQYDNLIAAMAPALGKDGLDCLKTLFVQWSKEPNDKPANDKRKVVGWGSASPLYEDEIFGTHRDLTVRIALQEIADAQGDVDAYIAQQPEKTRRMPVIAADIANRLVSAGRAKEALEMLNEVDTKSRAMPFEWQRARVETLEALGRGEEAQTYRWTCFEQSLHDQHLRTFLKRLPDFDDLEAEEKAFAHAQAFPDVHQALAFFLLWPAPAEAAKLVMRRKAELDGNLYELMSAAAEALAEKHPLAATIVLRSMIDFTLESGRSSRYKHAARHLADCASFAPHIDDFGNARSHDAYVTELKRRHGKRYGFWSLVT; from the coding sequence ATGGCAGCCAAGACAACACTCAATGCGAAAAATCTCGAATCCCTTGGTGCACAGCGCCTTGCCGAGCTGCTGATCGAGATCAGCATGGGCAGTGCCGCCCACAAGCGACGGCTTCGAATGGAGCTTGCCGGCAATCACGGCAGTGCCGAGGTGGCGCGTGAAGTGCGAAAGCGGCTTTCCAGCATTGCCCGTGCTCGCACCGTCATCAACTGGCACAAAGTGAAAGCGCTGAAAAGCGATCTGGAAACCCAGCGCAAGACGATTGCAGAAACGGTTGCCGCCGATGATCCCCAGGAGGCTTTCGAACTGATATGGCAGTTCCTCACATTGGCGAATCCGATTTTTGAGAGATCCAGCGACAGCAGCGGTTCTCTCATCGAAAGTTTTCATCAGGCTTGCGAGGATGCTGCCGCAATCGCCGCGTCCGCCAAGATCGACTCCAATGTCCTGGCCGAAAAGGTGTTCAAAGCCGTGCAAGATGATGGTTACGGTCAGTACGACAACCTCATTGCGGCGATGGCGCCCGCTCTCGGTAAGGATGGCCTCGATTGTTTGAAGACCCTCTTCGTCCAATGGTCCAAGGAGCCAAACGACAAGCCGGCTAATGACAAGCGCAAGGTCGTCGGCTGGGGCAGCGCAAGCCCCCTTTACGAAGATGAGATCTTCGGCACGCACCGGGATCTGACGGTGCGCATAGCCTTGCAGGAAATTGCCGACGCCCAGGGCGATGTTGATGCCTACATCGCTCAGCAACCCGAGAAAACACGCAGGATGCCGGTGATTGCGGCCGACATCGCCAATCGTCTGGTCTCGGCCGGCCGGGCGAAAGAAGCGCTTGAGATGCTGAATGAGGTCGATACGAAGAGCCGGGCCATGCCATTCGAATGGCAGCGCGCCCGCGTCGAGACACTCGAGGCCCTGGGGCGGGGAGAGGAGGCTCAAACCTATCGATGGACGTGCTTCGAGCAGTCGCTGCACGATCAGCATCTCCGCACCTTCCTCAAGCGACTGCCGGACTTCGACGATCTGGAGGCGGAGGAGAAGGCATTCGCCCATGCCCAGGCTTTCCCGGACGTCCACCAGGCGCTTGCATTTTTCCTGCTTTGGCCGGCACCCGCCGAAGCAGCGAAACTCGTGATGAGGCGGAAGGCGGAACTGGACGGCAATCTCTATGAGCTGATGTCGGCGGCGGCCGAAGCTCTGGCGGAGAAACATCCGCTTGCGGCAACCATCGTCTTGCGCTCCATGATCGATTTCACGCTCGAGAGCGGCCGCTCCAGCCGCTATAAGCATGCGGCGAGGCATCTTGCGGACTGCGCGTCCTTTGCGCCTCATATCGATGACTTCGGCAACGCAAGATCCCATGACGCCTATGTCACAGAACTCAAACGTCGGCACGGCAAGAGGTATGGCTTCTGGAGCCTGGTGACCTAA
- a CDS encoding sugar ABC transporter ATP-binding protein — MAVSPTTMAAVRASGAVPNAEYLLSAEGVRKEFPGVVALDDVQFRLKRASVHALMGENGAGKSTLMKILAGIYTPDKGDIRLKGIEIQLKSPLDALENGIAMIHQELNLMPFMTVAENIWIRREPKNRLGFIDHGVMHRMTEELFTRLNIGIDPDIEVRHLSVANRQMVEIAKAVSYNSDVLIMDEPTSALTEREVEHLFRIIRDLKAQGIGIVYITHKMNELFEIADEFSVFRDGRYIGTHASTDVTRDDIIRMMVGREITQMFPKEEVPIGEVVLSVKDLCLKGVFNNVSFEVRAGEILGVAGLVGSGRSNVAETLFGVTPASSGSVELYGKPVTISSPTEAIRNRMAFLTEDRKDTGCLLILDILENMQIAVLQDRYVKGGFVQQGAVEATCEEMAKKLRVKTPNLYERVENLSGGNQQKVLIGRWLLTNPRILILDEPTRGIDVGAKAEIHRLVTEMARDGVAVVMISSEMPEVLGMSDRIMVMHEGRVTGFLNRDEATQIKVMELAAQ; from the coding sequence ATGGCCGTCAGCCCGACAACCATGGCCGCCGTGCGTGCAAGCGGCGCCGTCCCGAATGCGGAATATCTCTTGAGCGCAGAGGGTGTCCGCAAGGAATTTCCTGGTGTCGTCGCACTCGACGACGTGCAGTTCCGGCTGAAGCGCGCTTCCGTGCATGCACTGATGGGCGAAAACGGCGCCGGCAAATCGACCTTGATGAAGATCCTCGCCGGCATCTACACGCCCGATAAGGGCGACATTCGCCTGAAGGGGATCGAGATCCAGCTGAAATCTCCGCTCGACGCGCTGGAGAACGGTATTGCCATGATCCACCAGGAACTGAACCTGATGCCGTTCATGACGGTCGCGGAAAATATCTGGATTCGCCGCGAACCGAAGAACCGCCTCGGCTTCATCGATCACGGCGTGATGCACCGCATGACCGAGGAATTGTTTACTCGGCTCAATATTGGAATCGATCCTGATATCGAGGTCCGGCACCTCTCGGTCGCCAACCGGCAGATGGTCGAGATCGCCAAGGCGGTTTCCTATAATTCCGACGTGCTGATCATGGACGAGCCGACGTCAGCGCTGACGGAGCGCGAGGTCGAGCATCTTTTCCGTATCATCCGCGACCTCAAGGCCCAGGGCATCGGCATCGTCTACATCACCCACAAGATGAACGAGCTTTTCGAGATCGCCGACGAATTCTCCGTCTTCCGCGACGGCCGCTATATCGGCACGCACGCCTCGACCGACGTTACCCGCGACGACATCATTCGCATGATGGTCGGGCGCGAGATCACCCAGATGTTTCCCAAGGAAGAGGTGCCGATCGGCGAGGTCGTGCTCTCCGTCAAGGATCTGTGTCTCAAGGGCGTCTTCAACAATGTCTCCTTCGAGGTCCGGGCCGGCGAAATCCTCGGCGTGGCCGGCCTCGTCGGCTCCGGCCGGTCGAATGTCGCCGAAACGTTGTTCGGGGTTACGCCGGCAAGCTCCGGCTCGGTCGAGCTCTACGGCAAGCCGGTGACCATTTCTTCGCCGACCGAGGCCATCCGCAATCGGATGGCGTTCCTGACCGAAGACCGGAAAGATACCGGCTGCCTGCTGATCCTCGATATTCTCGAGAACATGCAGATCGCCGTTCTGCAGGACAGATACGTCAAGGGCGGCTTCGTGCAGCAGGGTGCAGTCGAGGCAACCTGCGAAGAGATGGCAAAAAAGCTGCGCGTAAAAACGCCCAATCTTTACGAGCGGGTGGAGAATCTTTCGGGCGGCAACCAGCAGAAAGTGCTGATCGGGCGCTGGCTGCTCACCAATCCGCGCATCCTCATCCTCGACGAGCCGACGCGCGGTATCGATGTCGGCGCCAAGGCGGAAATCCACCGGCTGGTCACGGAGATGGCGCGAGACGGTGTGGCGGTGGTGATGATCTCGTCCGAGATGCCCGAGGTTCTTGGGATGAGCGACCGCATTATGGTCATGCACGAGGGACGCGTGACCGGTTTCCTCAATCGCGATGAAGCAACGCAGATCAAGGTGATGGAGCTGGCTGCGCAGTGA
- a CDS encoding sugar ABC transporter substrate-binding protein, producing MKKFILGTAMALVLSTAAHAETVGVSMAKFDDNFLTVLRNGMTDYAKTLSGVTLQVEDAQNDVSKQQSQIQNFIASKVDAIIVNPVDTDATTAMSKLAADAGIPLVYVNRQPVNVDTLPDKQAFVASNELESGTLETKEICRILGGKGKAVVIMGELSNQAARMRTQDVHDVIKTDECKGIEIVEEQTANWDRTQGADLMTNWLSSGIEFDAVISNNDEMAIGAIQALKAAGKDMSKVVVGGVDATQDALAAMQAGDLDVTVFQDAAGQGKGSLDAALKLAKGEKIEKKVYIPFQLVTPANVKDFVTKN from the coding sequence ATGAAAAAGTTTATCTTGGGCACTGCGATGGCGCTCGTCCTGTCGACGGCCGCTCACGCAGAAACGGTCGGCGTCTCGATGGCGAAATTCGACGACAATTTCCTGACCGTTCTGCGCAACGGCATGACCGATTATGCAAAGACACTGAGCGGTGTGACGCTGCAGGTCGAAGACGCGCAGAACGACGTTTCCAAGCAGCAGAGCCAGATCCAGAATTTCATCGCCTCCAAGGTCGATGCAATCATCGTCAACCCTGTCGATACCGATGCGACCACGGCGATGTCGAAGCTCGCAGCCGATGCCGGCATACCGCTGGTTTACGTCAACCGTCAGCCGGTCAACGTCGACACGCTGCCGGACAAGCAGGCCTTCGTCGCTTCCAACGAGCTGGAATCCGGCACGCTGGAAACCAAGGAAATCTGCCGTATTCTCGGCGGCAAGGGCAAAGCTGTCGTCATCATGGGCGAGCTCTCCAACCAGGCTGCGCGCATGCGGACCCAGGACGTCCATGACGTCATCAAGACCGATGAGTGCAAAGGCATCGAGATCGTCGAAGAGCAGACGGCCAACTGGGATCGTACCCAGGGTGCCGACCTGATGACCAACTGGCTCTCCAGCGGCATCGAGTTCGACGCCGTCATCTCCAACAACGACGAAATGGCGATCGGCGCCATCCAGGCGCTGAAGGCAGCCGGCAAGGACATGAGCAAGGTCGTCGTCGGCGGTGTCGACGCCACGCAGGACGCGCTTGCCGCCATGCAGGCGGGCGATCTCGACGTCACGGTGTTCCAGGATGCCGCCGGCCAGGGCAAGGGCTCTCTCGATGCAGCGCTCAAGCTCGCCAAGGGCGAAAAGATCGAGAAGAAGGTCTACATTCCCTTCCAGCTCGTCACGCCTGCCAACGTCAAGGACTTCGTCACCAAGAACTGA
- the galE gene encoding UDP-glucose 4-epimerase GalE — MAGETVLVVGGAGYIGSHTCLDLANKGYRPVVFDNFSNGHREFVRWGPAEEGDIRDRARLDEVLAKHKPAAILHFAALIEVGESVKDPVSFYENNVIGTLTLLSAAQAAGINAFVFSSTCATYGLPQSVPLDETHRQVPINPYGRTKYIVEQALADYDQYRSLRSVVLRYFNAAGADFEGRIGEWHQPETHAIPLAIDAALGRRQGFKVFGSDYETRDGTCVRDYIHVLDLADAHVRAVEYLLKGGDSVALNLGTGTGTTVKELLGAIEDVSNRPFPVEYIGRREGDSHTLVANNDKARDVLGWVPQYDLSQIIRSAWDWHAKSNQH; from the coding sequence ATGGCAGGTGAAACGGTTCTTGTCGTCGGCGGTGCCGGCTATATCGGCTCGCATACATGCCTCGATCTGGCGAACAAGGGCTATAGGCCTGTCGTCTTCGATAATTTTTCGAACGGCCATCGCGAGTTCGTCCGATGGGGGCCGGCCGAGGAAGGCGATATTCGCGATCGCGCCCGGCTGGATGAGGTACTGGCCAAACACAAGCCGGCGGCGATCCTGCATTTCGCGGCGCTGATCGAGGTCGGGGAATCGGTCAAGGATCCGGTTTCCTTCTACGAGAACAATGTGATCGGCACGTTGACGCTGCTTTCGGCGGCACAGGCGGCCGGCATCAACGCCTTCGTCTTCTCCTCCACCTGCGCCACCTACGGCCTGCCGCAGAGCGTGCCGCTCGACGAGACGCACCGGCAGGTGCCGATCAATCCTTACGGGCGGACGAAATATATCGTCGAGCAGGCGCTTGCCGATTACGACCAGTACAGGAGCCTGCGCTCGGTGGTGCTGCGCTACTTCAATGCCGCCGGCGCCGATTTCGAGGGCCGGATCGGCGAATGGCATCAGCCGGAAACGCATGCGATACCGCTGGCGATTGATGCGGCGCTCGGCCGCCGCCAGGGTTTCAAGGTGTTCGGCAGCGATTACGAGACCCGCGACGGCACCTGTGTGCGCGACTATATCCATGTGCTCGATCTTGCCGATGCGCATGTGCGCGCCGTCGAGTATCTGCTGAAGGGCGGCGATTCCGTTGCGCTCAATCTCGGCACCGGCACCGGCACGACGGTGAAGGAATTGCTCGGCGCGATCGAGGATGTGTCGAACCGGCCTTTCCCGGTCGAATATATCGGCCGTCGCGAAGGCGATTCGCATACGCTGGTCGCCAATAACGACAAGGCGCGCGACGTGCTCGGCTGGGTGCCGCAGTATGATCTGTCTCAGATCATTCGCTCCGCCTGGGACTGGCATGCAAAATCCAACCAGCATTGA
- a CDS encoding dipeptidase, whose amino-acid sequence MQFVFDGHNDVLLRLWTHSKDGSDPISEFADGTTVGHIDAHRAREGGLSGGLCAIYIPSGDLVFADPDASGRYITPMAAPLDPLPSLAIANEMAAIALRLDQAGAWRLCRTVKDIRSAMADGIFAAVMHMEGCEAIGADLSALEVFYAAGLRSLGPVWSRHNVFGHGVPFAFPMSPDTAPGLTDAGFALVRECNRLGILIDLAHITEKGFWDVAKKTDQPLVASHSNAHALTPVARNLTDRQLDAIRESRGLVGINYATAMLRADGRSDSDTPLADMIRHIDYLVNRIGIDCVALGSDFDGATIPEEIGDAAGNQKLIAALREVGYADADLAKLARENWLRILAQAWREDHA is encoded by the coding sequence ATGCAATTCGTATTTGACGGTCACAACGACGTTCTCCTTCGGCTCTGGACACATTCAAAAGACGGCAGCGATCCGATCTCGGAATTCGCAGACGGTACGACGGTCGGCCATATCGATGCGCATCGGGCTAGAGAGGGCGGTCTTTCAGGCGGTCTCTGCGCCATCTATATTCCTTCGGGCGATCTCGTCTTCGCCGATCCGGATGCCAGCGGTCGCTATATCACGCCGATGGCGGCGCCTCTCGATCCGCTGCCTTCGCTTGCCATCGCCAATGAAATGGCGGCGATCGCGCTGCGGCTCGACCAGGCCGGCGCCTGGCGGCTCTGCCGGACGGTGAAGGATATCCGCAGCGCCATGGCGGACGGCATTTTCGCCGCCGTCATGCATATGGAAGGCTGCGAGGCGATCGGCGCCGATCTCTCGGCGCTCGAGGTATTCTATGCGGCGGGGCTGCGGTCGCTCGGTCCGGTCTGGAGCCGGCACAATGTCTTCGGTCACGGCGTGCCCTTCGCCTTCCCGATGTCGCCGGACACGGCGCCGGGCCTCACCGATGCCGGCTTCGCGCTGGTCAGGGAATGCAATCGCCTCGGTATCCTGATCGACCTTGCCCATATCACCGAGAAGGGTTTCTGGGACGTGGCGAAGAAGACGGACCAGCCGCTGGTCGCCAGCCACTCCAATGCCCACGCCCTGACGCCGGTCGCGCGTAACCTGACGGACAGGCAGCTTGATGCGATCCGCGAAAGCCGCGGGCTCGTCGGCATCAATTATGCCACCGCCATGCTGCGTGCCGACGGCCGCTCGGACAGCGACACGCCGCTTGCCGACATGATCCGCCACATCGACTATCTTGTGAACCGCATCGGCATCGACTGCGTGGCGCTCGGATCGGACTTCGACGGGGCCACCATTCCCGAGGAAATCGGCGATGCAGCCGGTAATCAGAAGCTGATTGCCGCTCTCAGAGAGGTTGGCTATGCTGATGCCGACCTGGCAAAACTTGCCCGTGAAAACTGGCTTCGCATTCTGGCCCAGGCTTGGCGGGAGGACCACGCCTAA
- a CDS encoding ABC transporter permease, with product MTTKAAEGAAPLATRQRRRRIPTELSIFLVLVGIALIYEVLGWMFIGQSFLMNSQRLTIMILQVSVIGIIAVGVTQVIITGGIDLSSGSVVGMTAMIATSFAQSSTWGRAVFPSLTDLPAFVPIVVGLLIGAAAGLANGALIAYTKIPPFIATLGMFVSARGVAKWYTKGQPVSGVTEQFHFIGTKAWPVVVFLVVALIFHIALRYTRYGKFTYAIGANPQAARVSGINIEAHLVKVYVIAGLLAGLAGIVTAARAETAQASMGVGYELDAIAATVIGGTSLTGGVGRITGTVIGTIILGVMTSGFTFLRIDAYYQEIVKGLIIVAAVVIDVYRQKKRRKH from the coding sequence ATGACTACCAAGGCAGCAGAGGGCGCGGCTCCGCTCGCAACCCGGCAAAGGCGGCGGCGCATACCGACGGAGCTCAGCATTTTCCTCGTGCTCGTCGGCATCGCGCTCATCTACGAGGTGCTCGGCTGGATGTTCATCGGCCAAAGCTTTCTGATGAATTCGCAGCGTCTGACGATCATGATCCTGCAGGTCTCCGTCATCGGCATCATCGCCGTCGGCGTCACGCAGGTCATCATCACCGGCGGCATCGATCTTTCGTCGGGTTCGGTCGTCGGCATGACGGCGATGATCGCAACAAGCTTCGCCCAATCCTCGACCTGGGGACGAGCCGTTTTTCCCTCGCTGACCGACCTGCCTGCTTTCGTGCCTATCGTCGTTGGTCTGCTGATCGGGGCGGCCGCTGGCCTCGCGAACGGCGCGCTCATCGCCTACACGAAGATCCCGCCGTTTATTGCCACGCTTGGTATGTTCGTTTCGGCCAGAGGTGTCGCGAAGTGGTATACGAAGGGACAGCCGGTTTCCGGGGTCACCGAGCAGTTTCATTTCATCGGAACGAAAGCCTGGCCGGTTGTCGTCTTCCTGGTCGTTGCACTGATCTTTCACATTGCGCTGCGCTATACGCGCTATGGAAAGTTCACCTATGCCATCGGCGCAAACCCGCAGGCCGCGCGTGTTTCCGGCATCAACATCGAGGCGCATCTCGTCAAGGTCTATGTGATTGCCGGATTGCTTGCCGGTCTTGCCGGTATCGTCACGGCGGCACGTGCGGAAACCGCACAGGCCAGCATGGGCGTCGGATATGAACTCGACGCGATCGCTGCGACCGTCATCGGCGGCACTTCGCTCACCGGCGGCGTCGGTCGCATCACCGGCACTGTCATCGGCACCATCATCCTCGGCGTCATGACTTCCGGCTTCACGTTCCTCAGGATCGACGCCTATTACCAGGAGATCGTCAAGGGCCTCATCATCGTCGCGGCTGTCGTCATCGACGTCTACAGACAGAAGAAACGCCGCAAACACTGA
- a CDS encoding DUF1993 domain-containing protein, with the protein MSISMYRLTVPMFQRGLASLKTYLDKAEAYAKEKNIDPAILVAARLAPDMLPLSGQYQRASDTAKFALARLTATDAPKFEDNETAFEDLRERLAKTEAYLAGFSLEALEGTQTRQITLPGKSGIVLPGDDYIATFALPNFYFHVATAHAILRSQGAPIGKRDYLG; encoded by the coding sequence ATGTCCATTTCGATGTATCGCCTTACCGTTCCGATGTTCCAGCGCGGCCTCGCCAGCCTGAAAACCTACCTCGACAAGGCCGAAGCCTATGCCAAGGAGAAGAATATCGATCCTGCCATATTGGTAGCCGCTCGCCTGGCGCCCGACATGCTGCCGCTCTCCGGCCAGTATCAGCGCGCCAGCGACACCGCCAAATTTGCGCTCGCCCGCCTGACGGCGACCGACGCCCCGAAGTTCGAGGATAACGAAACGGCGTTCGAAGACCTTCGTGAGCGCCTGGCAAAGACTGAAGCCTATCTCGCCGGTTTCTCGCTGGAAGCATTGGAAGGCACGCAAACCCGCCAGATCACCCTGCCGGGAAAGAGTGGTATCGTGCTGCCGGGTGACGACTATATCGCCACCTTCGCCCTGCCGAATTTCTATTTCCACGTCGCAACGGCCCACGCCATCCTGCGTAGCCAGGGTGCGCCGATCGGCAAACGCGATTATCTCGGTTGA
- a CDS encoding GNAT family N-acetyltransferase: MQDRFSFFPATADRLADIEAVFDDCADGRNCRCAYWYLPNADYKAGWGEGNRNWFRSLLTQPRPPGILGYCKNEPAGWCGVAPRVVFDRLRRSKPFAPVDDRPAWSINCFIVRKSFRQQGLSRLLLKYAVEFATVNGAECLEAYPVDQAARASNGAELYPGTLSMFLDAGFTEVARRLPARPVVRLECR; this comes from the coding sequence ATGCAGGATCGCTTCTCTTTCTTCCCCGCCACCGCCGACCGCCTGGCCGACATAGAAGCGGTATTCGACGATTGCGCCGACGGCCGGAATTGTCGCTGCGCCTACTGGTATCTTCCGAATGCCGACTACAAGGCAGGATGGGGCGAGGGGAATCGTAACTGGTTCCGAAGCCTCCTCACCCAACCGCGCCCGCCCGGCATTCTCGGCTATTGCAAAAATGAGCCGGCCGGATGGTGCGGTGTCGCGCCGCGCGTCGTGTTCGACCGGCTGCGCCGTTCAAAACCCTTTGCTCCAGTCGATGACAGGCCGGCCTGGTCGATCAATTGCTTCATCGTCCGTAAGTCGTTCCGGCAGCAGGGATTATCGCGATTATTGCTGAAATATGCCGTCGAATTTGCGACGGTAAACGGAGCCGAATGTCTCGAGGCATACCCCGTCGACCAGGCAGCCCGTGCCTCGAACGGAGCCGAGCTTTATCCGGGAACGCTCTCGATGTTTCTGGATGCCGGTTTCACCGAAGTGGCAAGACGCCTGCCTGCAAGACCGGTCGTTCGCCTCGAATGCCGCTGA
- a CDS encoding ThuA domain-containing protein, translating to MRKALIVWGGWQGHEPEQCADIVADLLREDDFTVEVTDDLGVFGSAALAKADLLVPIITGEKLEKEHAAGLVEAVRGGLGLAGHHGALATSFKESAPFRYVSGVTWVAHPGNIIDFRVAVTRQDDPVMEGIPDFDYRSEQYYLHYDPTVEILATTTFTGAYDPAARNVVMPVVFKRHFGAGRIFYSALGHVAAEFDHPYMPLILRRGLSWAARQ from the coding sequence ATGAGAAAGGCATTGATCGTTTGGGGCGGCTGGCAAGGCCACGAGCCGGAGCAATGCGCCGATATCGTCGCCGATCTCCTGCGCGAAGACGATTTTACGGTCGAGGTGACCGACGATCTCGGCGTATTCGGGTCTGCGGCGCTGGCGAAAGCCGATCTGCTGGTGCCGATCATTACCGGCGAAAAGCTTGAGAAGGAGCATGCCGCTGGCCTCGTCGAAGCCGTGCGCGGCGGGCTCGGGCTCGCCGGCCATCACGGCGCGCTCGCCACGTCCTTCAAGGAAAGCGCGCCTTTTCGCTATGTCTCCGGCGTCACCTGGGTCGCCCATCCCGGCAACATCATCGACTTCCGCGTTGCCGTCACCCGCCAGGACGATCCCGTCATGGAGGGCATTCCCGATTTCGACTATCGTTCGGAGCAATATTATCTCCATTACGATCCGACCGTCGAAATCCTGGCGACCACCACCTTCACCGGCGCCTACGATCCGGCAGCCCGCAATGTGGTGATGCCCGTCGTCTTCAAGCGCCATTTCGGCGCCGGCCGCATCTTCTATTCCGCCCTCGGCCATGTCGCGGCCGAGTTCGACCATCCCTATATGCCCCTCATCCTGCGGCGTGGCCTCAGCTGGGCCGCACGCCAGTAG
- a CDS encoding DUF2934 domain-containing protein, whose protein sequence is MSHNKDAWVSQRAYSLWESEGRPDGRGESHWAQALREFEQLERTKASPDGNDLIEKLKAAGRLMRIYDEAGPALENDRQIKAAR, encoded by the coding sequence ATGAGTCATAATAAAGACGCCTGGGTCAGCCAGCGCGCTTATTCACTATGGGAATCGGAAGGCAGGCCGGATGGGCGTGGGGAAAGCCATTGGGCGCAGGCGCTGAGGGAGTTCGAGCAGTTGGAGCGGACGAAGGCCTCGCCTGATGGAAACGACCTCATCGAGAAGCTCAAGGCCGCCGGGCGGCTGATGCGGATCTATGACGAGGCGGGTCCCGCCTTGGAGAACGACCGGCAGATCAAGGCGGCCCGCTAA